CTAGTGTAAATGGTTTCTCTAGAGCCTTACATTGAGAAGGTAAACGTTTTGGGAGGTCTAAAGTATCCAAGAAAATAGTAGCAAATAAATCTCTGGCCTGAGTGGGTATGTCACCTCTGGGGCATGGCAGATTATACAAGGTTTCATAAAATAGTCTAAATTGCTCGGCAATAGCATCGGCTGAAAAAAGTTGTTGTCCTTGAGGGGATCTGATAGAGGACACATATCGTGCTAGTTTTCTACGCTTGATGCGATGCATCAAATATTTTGATGCTTTGTTGCCatgagcaaaaaaaattattaggacGACAGGTAGTATTTGGCAGATTTCTTATTGAGAAGATTTTTAAGCTCTGATCTAAGAGAAGTGAGGTCAGATAAGTAGTGAGCTGCTAATGATCTTTTGTGGAGGGACTCTAGGGTATGTGTTTGACTTAGTAGGGAGGAAAGACGCTCATCAGCCTGTTTCTTCAAATAGGTGCATTTACAGATAAAGTGGCCTCATATGAATACTTTGTGGGTGTCCCATAAAACTTGGGGAGATATGCCTGGGTTGTTGTTGGTGGAAAAGTATTCTTCTAATAGGGAAGTGAAGTGTTTTTTGTGACCATCATTGCTCAGAATGGACTCCTTAAGCCTCCAGATGGATGACCTACCTGGATCAGAAGGAGGCTTTAACGAGCAGAAGACAGAGGAGTGATCTGAAATCGTGATACTTCCGATCCTTGAATCCACACAGTATTGCAATTGTTCCTTGGACATAAGTATGTAATCAATCCTTGAGTAGGATTGTCCTGCAGCAGAATAAAAAGAATAGTCAATAACAGAGGGATTTAGGCATCTCCAAATATCTATGAGACCCATCTCAAATAGCCTGGTGTTAAGCTTCTTTAACGATCTCGCCGAGAAGGGTGATTGCTTGGAGGATGTGTCATTGAGGGGTTGTAAAGTCACATTGAAATCACCCGCCAAGACTAGAGTACCTTCATGGGTAGATTCTATCAGTTCTAAAACAGATATTAGCCATGAAATCTGATCCGTATTAGGTGCGTATATATTAgcaaaagtatacattttatggCCAATAAGGCCCTTCAGGATAATATAACAGCCTTCGGGATCTTGGGTATGGGAGGAATAAGTGAAAGGGACGTCTTTCCGAAAGCCTATACTTACTCCCCTTGAAGGCTGCACCATCTGCTCCGCTATGATACCAGTTAGGGAATTTTGAAAAAGAGAGGTCTGGGTATTTACCATGCTTGTAGTGAGTTTCCTGGAGCAAGATCACAGAGCATTTTTCCTTCCAAAGAAGGGAGAAGATTTGGGGTCTCTTGGAGGGAGACCTAAGCCCCTTTACATtataagatactgaagagagactAGTCATTGTTTATAATAGAAGTAGGTAATGGATAAATCAAACTGTAGGTATACTCACATTGCAGCAAAGGAGAAAGGACTCTCATGGCAGCCCCAAGGGAGGCAAGTCTATAAGCAGTAGTGGACCTCTGGTTTTGAAGATTGTACCCACGTGTTTCATATCTATAAGAAAACAAATGGGGAACAAAACAATAACCAAAACAATAGAACAGAAGAGCTAAGGAAAGGCAATGCTATTTCCTGGGACCTAAGGAAAGAAAAAGTAGAGATTGTGGAGAGATAGTGAGGGCTATAGCGAGGTGGAGAAGAATACAAAGATAATGGAGGTTATAAAACACTATTAAAGGAGGGAGCCATGTTAGTTTCTGAGGAGAATCAGGTGATCCTTTTAGGAGTTAGGATACCGCTGCGCTGTCTACACGTTGTTGATTTGGTGTAGAGATTCTTTCCCAAGGGATCGGTTTAGGGAGTTCTGGAAGTGAAGTGATGTCAGTCACTGCATCCCAGTTCGCAATATCCAGAGGAGGAATGTCCATGATGGAAAATGGGTCTTGCAAATCAGTGTGCAAGGAGATTTTGATGTTCCTTCCAGAGTACCTGAAGGCTAGGCCAAAAGGAAAGGTCCACCTGTAAGGTATACGTTTGTCACGGAGGAGGTCAGTAAAATGTTCGCTGGTTCTTGTTTTTTGCAAGGTGATTGGAGATAAGTCTTGGAATATTGAAATGGAGGAATTTCCAAATGTGATATTTTGTGAGACTCTGGGTGCTGTAAGGATTTTCTCTTTGTTCAGGAAATTCAAAAAATGATAAATGATATCCCTGGGTGGCTCAGAGTCTTTCGGCTTCTGTCTGAGGACTCTATGGGCCCTTTCCACGATAATGGAGGCAGAGTCGTTGTTCCCCAGGAGAGAGTCCATGATTTGTTTGACGGCAGCAATAATTTCCTCGTTAGTCCCCGACTCAGGTATTCCCCTGAAGCGGAGGTTGTTCCTCCGACTgcgattctcctggtcttcaatcCCTAAATACAGGGAGTTAATGTGTTGTTGACAAGAAGCCAGGAGCGTGACACCGCTGAGCTATGTTCAAGGGAGGCTGTCTGGGTGGATTCCAGAGATTTCACTCTGTGGCCAATGTGCTGGAattggaatggaagaaaagtttATTGTGTACTACTCTGGTGAGGAGATCTCTGTATAACAACATTTTCACATTATTGAAATTGGGGCAATTAACTAATATGCAACAGGAGTGTAAAGAGGCTAAAAAGTTATTATCTAAGGCATGAGACACTATTAGAAGATGTCTGGAAATAACAGGATCTCTTCATTGTACTCCCCTCTagtattggcaaaaaaataatattttatatatagcACAAGTGGTGAAGAATGGAGAGATACTTCTGTTCTCAGTGTTAACACAAACTGAGACTATTGTTGGTTTGTcttggtttagatattttcaaATACGTTTGGCACTTTCtagtgtaaagaataaatcactgTTGAAGATAGATATCTCTACCTCCTTAGATTAATTTCTAGGGAATCTACGCCATAAGGTTAGGATTACATACTTGTATAAGTTCTTACTTAAGGCACTATTTAATTAAacacaatcaccaggacaaaggGCCTGGGGAGATGATTACTGAATTTGAGTTCAATATCACATAACTTTCATCACATAGTGATACAATTTAATATTCTACATAGATTATATATCACGCCTTTGTGGCTCAATAAATATGGGTTAAGACATAGTTCTAAGTGTccatagtgttttgtttttttcgggGTGATCACTTACACATGCTCTGGTCTTGTCCAAAATTAAAAGAATACTGGTTTGTCATTATTGAGTGATCTCTCTAAGGTAAATTGCCATAAGTATAGGAAGATTCTTTTGAATATTGTTATTGACGAGAATTCTGATTACTCGAGTTTGGTTCTCACGAGATGTTCCAAATTTGAATTCTTTGAAAAATCTGGTTAAGAACTATGAGAAGGTTCTATAGAGGCAATGAAATAGTCAGAAGTGGACTAAGATATGGGAAGCTTGGATGCCTTGATCCTTTTTTCATCCCCAAATTTATGTTTCCATTATTGCATATTTGAGTAGGATCATAAAGTACCTAGAGACGCATTGCAATGGTAGGGAGGGGTGGGAAATGGGTGATTATGGGGaattaaaaacaataataaattcatATTGTAACATGGAATGAAAAACATAATGGTTTGTATATGTTTctttttcattaataaaaataaacgtGAAAAAAGGTACCCGGTCAGCAGCGACGGACAAAGCAGGTGGAGAGCCTGACAATCACCTATTCCCATAATCAATAGAATGAGGGTCCTTATATTCCCACATAAGAACAGTGAGTTGGAGTTTTaatggcacaaaataaaaaaaagtatttattgttttgtgttgatgTAACATGTTGTGATGTGAAGCTGCGACCAATAAAACATCATTTGAGCTTGAAAACCCCCtgtttgatgagaagtctgtcatcgCCGTCCCAGGCAGAGAGAACAATCCTTACAAATGCaacaaataacaaaataaatattcaaaCATAACTATGCAAGTTTTAAagcaaatatttttaataattagAAACAAGTTTTAATATTCAGTTAAATATATTAATGTATAATATTCTCTGCATATGGTGGATATATAGGCGAGTTATCTGGATTCTATTTGCTTTTTGGATAAGAGACCTTGATTTGTAATTACATAGATTTcataataatcatttatgaatCTTAACCGATTTCCTTTTCTCTTTTGTGACATGACTTTACTTTGACTATAAGTGAAATTTTTCTTTAGTTTAACAAAAGTAAatggcttctcacctgtgtgagttctctgatgtttagAAAGATGTGATTTGTGGgtaaacatttcccacattcgggACATAACAATGGCTTTCCCTTGTGTACATTCACTTGGTCTAACAAAATTTGATTTCCAGTCAAAACATTTCCCGCATtaagaacatgaatatggcttctcccctgtgtgaattatctgatgtgcaacaagatttgatttcctgttaaaacatttcccacattctgaacatgaatatggcttctctcctgtgtgaattatctgatgtgtaacaagatttgatttcgaagtaaaacatttcccacattctaaacatgaaaatggcttctcccctgtgtgacttctctgatgtctaacaaaagctgatttcgtagtaaaacatttcccacattctaaacatgaaaatggcttctcacctgtgtgagttctttgatgCGTAACAAGCGCTGacttctgtgtaaaacatttcctacattcagaacatgaatatggcttctcccctgtgtgactcttctgatgtctagcaaaatctgatTTGCaaataaaacatttgccacattctaaacatgaaaatggcttctcccctgtgtgagttctttgatgCATGACAAGTGCTGACttctgggtaaaacatttcctacattcagaacatgaatatggcttctcccctgtgtgaatcatCTGATGTCTAACAAAATATGATTtccaagtaaaacatttcccacattctgaacatgaatatggcttttctcctgtgtgaattctgtgaTGTGCAATGAGATGTAATTTCctgttaaaacattttccacattctgaacatgagaaCGGCTTCTCCCCCGTGTGAGTTCTCttatgtgtaacaagatttgattttttgttaaaacatttaccacattctaaacatgaaaatggcttctcccctgtgtgaattatcTGATGAATGAGAAGAGCTGATTTAGAACTataatttttcccacattctgaacatgaaaacggcttgTCCCCCGTGTGACGTCTCTCATGTTTAAGAAGATTTGATTTCAatgtaaaacacttcccacattctgaacatgaaaatagcttctcccctgtgtgaattctctgatgaatGAGAAGAGCTGATTTAGAACTataatttttcccacattgtGAACATGAAAACGGTTTGTCCCCCGTGTGACGCATCTCATGTTGTAGAAGAATTGATTTTGatgtaaaacacttcccacattctgaacatgaaaatggcttctctcctgtgtgagttctctgatggtaATTAAGACTTGATTTtcgagtaaaacatttcccacattctgggcaTGAAAATGGCTTGTCCCCCGTGTGACGTCTCTCATGTTTAAGAAGATTTGATTTCAacgtaaaacatttcccacattctgaacatgaaaatagcttctcccctgtgtgaattctctgatgaatGAGAAGAGCTGATTTAGAACTataatttttcccacattctgaacatgaaaacatCTTGTTCCCCGTGTGACATTTCTCATGTTTACGAAGAATTGATTTCAacgtaaaacacttcccacattctgaacatgaaaatggcttctctcctatgtgatttctctgatggTAATCAAGACTTGATTtttgagtaaaacatttcccacattctgggcatgaaaatggcttcacccctgtgtgaattctctgatgtctaacaagatctgatttctggttGAAACATTTATGACATTCTGTACATGCAAATAGCATCGACCCAGTGTGGAATCTCTGATgcataacaagatctgatttctgttTAAAACATTTCCCGCAATATGAACATGAAAAaggcttctcccctgtatgaTTTCTCTTATGCCTAATGAAGTCTGATTTCCAAGCAAAACATCTCTCACATTccaaacatgaatatggcttctctcctgtgtgaattctctggtgtgcaacaagagttttttttaaagtaaaacatttcccacattctgaacatgaaaatggcttctcctccACATGTTTCATAGCATCAGATGATAgatttttgctgtgaatgtcAGAGGGTACATCTGTTATAATGGCATGTTTTTCATAGGTATCTTGTGTGACAAAATGATCATCTGCTTTAAAATGTAAAGATACCAGATGTTCTTCTGAGCTCCTGTTACAGTAATCTgtcaaaaagaaaacattttacaattttgaatAATATAACCATAGAatgatattattatattttataaatatttcTGTAGAAAATGTCCTTCAAATTTGCAAAGCATGGAGAAAAATGTAATTGTCGACGGAGATATTAATGGCAAAACAGAGCATTAGCTATCAGTAGACCTCTGAGTAAGGACCAGTAAATCATGACGTTAGGCCATCAGGCTGTTCTCTTGTAGTTTCCCACTTTGGGTTAAAGCCAGTATCTTTATAGGTTTCAATGTGTCTACCACCACTCTTTTCTAGTGAAAGGCTCAATAGAGAATAAGATAGAGACCTATGAGTCAGTGCTATTAGGTGGTGTCTGTGTCACACACTTCTTGATGGCTGCATGCACTTTGGCATAaaacagggcagagaggaggagcaGTGTTGACTCAAAGAAGCAATGGCTTTAGAGCAAGTGTAAGGCTGGtatctcttttttttattgtctaaaaaagtcctttagacttttcctgccttcATAATCTATCCCTAGTATTGGCTAAACTATCTACATAGAAAAATAACACCAAGAACTGCTTATACTAATAGTCTAGCATATTCACTAGCCTTATAAATAATAATTGTGGCTGCCATCACTACTATGGGGCCACTGGGATATCTGAAATTGGGGCATGCAAAAGAATGCGCAATAGTATAATTTGCAAAACATGTTTGTCCTCAGTTCCATGGTAGATCACCTAGATCGAGCTACAGAAAAATAATATTCTATACAGAAAATATTTGGCCATTAGGCAAACCGCCCATTGATTTAGTCAAACCAGGAatggagcctacacagagatatggtataatggaaagatttttaCCACTTCTGTGTTGTTGACCTGCACGAGGTTTAGGCTGACAGTCACTGTAGATTACCAAACACTGACAAGTGAACTAGGCTTATTTTGAAGGAATACGGTTCCTTAgttgaaaaattggcaaattaTTCTGAAGTACTTATAGCAGAGGATAATGGAACAGGCCTCGTTCACATAGTTATATTTTATATCCATGTTCACGTACATAATATAAATGATCAGCAAGTTTATCATCTAAAATGCTAGAAAATTGAGCTTAAGAAAATGAGTAGAGTCTTCtctgttttaggcctcttgcacacaaacgtattggtTTTGTTCCGTACATTGGGGACCGTAATTTTCgggggcaacgtccgtgcggcggcagggacggatccagacccatttatcTTGAATTGGTTTGTgatccgtccgttctgcaaaaaccgcaccgcatctccggatttccaGACCCATTTAAGTGTATTGCGGAAGAGACGTATGTggcccgcaatatggccacggtcaggcaacggccgtgtgcaagaagcctagtTTAGTGGTTACAACTCACCTGGGCGGATATCTGTAGGAATATCCTCTCTAATCTCCTTATCACCCCTCACATGTGTCTCTGTAACATATATAATATTCAGATCTTCACCTggattcacaagctgtgaaaGAAATATTGTAAAAGTCATCAGACAGTTGAAGTCGTGTTGAAGGTTTTTAATCAGTAATTAGAATAAGTACCAAAAATGACATGACAGCAAGAgttatctgacccaaatatctgcaggtctcctgtaaAACTCCCACCTGTTTGTTCCAAACAGCAGTAACCATAGTCAGAAGATTGTGAGACGATCCATACAACATGTAatgtctatggtcagctgtaatcctgccatctccacctttctcattatacaaggcTAAAACTGTTACAGACAGTGGACGTAGATCAATCATGCCAACccactggtttgactttgggcttgtCCTGAGGGACTTATCCTGGCAGTACCCTCCTTTTCACCCTTTATTCCCTACACAGGAATCtggcctttgctgcaggggagccaccaagctgatacctcttggaatagtcccgtTGTGGTTGGCTGGGGTTAGAGACACAAGTGCAAAGCACAGAGAGATTAGGAAAAGCTCATGGTCATGTTGGCTGCAGCCTCCAATAAGGGACACAAAACTCCAACGGTCAGCCCTGTTTCTGGGCGTCAGGAAAGGTTCATTGCTGCTTGGCCACCAGACAGTGGCAGGGTGAGTGATTCAGTGCCCGTGTCCACCCCAGATGCGGGATGGCAGTGGACATGGAGCGCCACCATAACAAAAAATGTTAcataaaacaagactgaacacaagatATTCACAGCCTTTCTACAGATCATAGAGAACATTTCATGAGACATTATCTctatctacctgatcatcctgtgggacattgttatgttcttctgaaccatcctgtggaaaaagaggactgggacatctctccggtgttgTTATCTTACTGGATctaactgtaggaaacacattcAGTTCATTCCTTATATAGAGAAAATGAGAGGACGTGtttatttagtcatgtctattacctggtgatgtgaatggccggtgatcctccatcatgacgtccttgtacagatctttgtgtccttctaaatactcccactcctccaaggagaaatagacggtgacatcctgacaccttataggaacctgacaacacagtGATACAGTCATtgcccagatcccttcatagtgTTCCTGtttaatgtcccagcattcccagtagtgtcacctctccagtcagcagctcaatcatcttgttggtgagctctaggatcttctctctattgatttcctcatgtatctgggggtgaggtggaggccctGTGATTGGTatcagggttcttccccatccttcagacacaggggcctggcagcgctcactagaggtcttcttcactactgtgtagtcctggttatggagagacacagtaataaatatcactccatacatt
The sequence above is a segment of the Bufo gargarizans isolate SCDJY-AF-19 chromosome 6, ASM1485885v1, whole genome shotgun sequence genome. Coding sequences within it:
- the LOC122939924 gene encoding oocyte zinc finger protein XlCOF7.1-like, with amino-acid sequence MKHVEEKPFSCSECGKCFTLKKTLVAHQRIHTGEKPYSCLECERCFAWKSDFIRHKRNHTGEKPFSCSYCGKCFKQKSDLVMHQRFHTGSMLFACTECHKCFNQKSDLVRHQRIHTGVKPFSCPECGKCFTQKSSLDYHQRNHIGEKPFSCSECGKCFTLKSILRKHEKCHTGNKMFSCSECGKNYSSKSALLIHQRIHTGEKLFSCSECGKCFTLKSNLLKHERRHTGDKPFSCPECGKCFTRKSSLNYHQRTHTGEKPFSCSECGKCFTSKSILLQHEMRHTGDKPFSCSQCGKNYSSKSALLIHQRIHTGEKLFSCSECGKCFTLKSNLLKHERRHTGDKPFSCSECGKNYSSKSALLIHQIIHTGEKPFSCLECGKCFNKKSNLVTHKRTHTGEKPFSCSECGKCFNRKLHLIAHHRIHTGEKPYSCSECGKCFTWKSYFVRHQMIHTGEKPYSCSECRKCFTQKSALVMHQRTHTGEKPFSCLECGKCFICKSDFARHQKSHTGEKPYSCSECRKCFTQKSALVTHQRTHTGEKPFSCLECGKCFTTKSAFVRHQRSHTGEKPFSCLECGKCFTSKSNLVTHQIIHTGEKPYSCSECGKCFNRKSNLVAHQIIHTGEKPYSCS